A section of the Fibrobacter sp. UWH6 genome encodes:
- the cobA gene encoding uroporphyrinogen-III C-methyltransferase, whose translation MKNFGKVYLIGAGPGDPGLFTLKGKSILERADVVVYDRLVSPAILSFCNASAEMVDVGKMPTHHKVKQSEINKLLVKFAQEKPGAVIARLKGGDPFVFGRGGEEALELIDAGVEFEVVPGITSAISVPAYAGIPVSHRGIATSFHIVTGHEKQEMQTCHSELYETKNFSSQVELCPLGRSTKGGVEESSISGLDFPALAKCPGTLIFLMGISNMEMISRRLIECGKDPKTPLAFIEKGTTPYQRTVMCTLETAGETILRENVTAPAITIMGGVVELGKILAWRKDLPLSGRRLVITRAAKQAGGIASRLTALGAEVIETPMIETRGVEPRVGSLDGTAADFADLSNFDVLAFTSTNGVDSFFELLFRAGLDIRSLAGKKIASVGKITEKKLLERGIRCDYVPEDHTGEGLGKLLASKCLSETQCASHSELYETKNFSSQVELCPLGRSTKCEVEESRILLLQGNLADDTILKLLPKATRWVVYETLPVATLPDWKREAVAGADAVVFASSSAVENFMNALKLPQSTEGAASNLSAQRPHLAFSIGRLTSATAKKYDFEVVESEETSMDSLVKKITEYYAV comes from the coding sequence ATGAAGAATTTTGGTAAAGTTTATTTGATTGGCGCAGGCCCCGGTGATCCGGGTCTGTTTACCTTGAAGGGCAAGTCCATTTTGGAACGTGCCGATGTTGTTGTGTACGACCGTTTGGTTTCTCCGGCAATTTTGTCTTTTTGTAATGCAAGTGCCGAAATGGTGGATGTAGGCAAGATGCCTACACATCACAAGGTTAAGCAATCCGAAATCAATAAACTGTTGGTGAAGTTTGCCCAGGAAAAGCCTGGTGCCGTAATCGCCCGCCTGAAAGGTGGTGATCCCTTTGTGTTCGGTCGTGGTGGCGAAGAGGCTTTGGAACTGATTGATGCCGGTGTGGAATTCGAAGTGGTTCCCGGTATCACAAGTGCCATTTCTGTGCCCGCCTACGCAGGCATTCCTGTAAGCCATCGTGGAATTGCTACCAGCTTCCACATTGTTACCGGCCATGAGAAGCAGGAAATGCAGACGTGTCATTCTGAGCTATACGAAACTAAGAACTTTAGTTCTCAAGTTGAGTTATGCCCTTTGGGTAGAAGCACGAAGGGCGGAGTCGAAGAATCTAGCATTTCTGGTCTCGATTTTCCCGCTCTTGCCAAGTGCCCTGGCACTCTGATTTTCTTGATGGGCATTTCCAATATGGAAATGATTTCTCGCCGTCTGATTGAATGCGGTAAGGATCCCAAGACTCCTCTGGCTTTTATCGAAAAGGGAACAACCCCCTACCAGCGTACCGTTATGTGTACCTTGGAAACCGCAGGGGAGACTATCCTTCGTGAAAACGTAACCGCTCCTGCCATTACCATTATGGGTGGCGTAGTGGAATTGGGCAAGATTCTTGCATGGCGAAAGGATTTGCCCCTGTCCGGTAGGCGTCTGGTGATTACTCGAGCCGCAAAGCAGGCTGGGGGAATCGCTTCCCGCCTGACGGCTCTCGGAGCCGAAGTTATTGAGACGCCCATGATCGAGACTCGTGGTGTTGAACCTCGCGTAGGTTCTTTGGATGGGACTGCTGCTGATTTCGCAGACCTTTCAAACTTTGACGTCCTCGCATTCACCAGTACCAACGGCGTAGATTCCTTCTTTGAATTGTTGTTCAGGGCGGGTCTGGATATTCGTTCTCTCGCCGGAAAGAAAATCGCCAGTGTTGGGAAGATTACCGAAAAGAAATTGTTGGAACGGGGTATTCGCTGTGATTACGTTCCCGAAGATCACACCGGCGAAGGTCTGGGCAAATTGCTCGCCTCCAAGTGTCTTTCAGAAACACAGTGTGCGAGTCATTCTGAGCTATACGAAACTAAGAACTTTAGTTCTCAAGTTGAGTTATGCCCTTTGGGTAGAAGCACGAAGTGCGAAGTCGAAGAATCTCGCATCCTCCTTCTCCAGGGAAATCTTGCCGACGATACCATCTTGAAGCTTTTGCCGAAGGCAACCCGTTGGGTGGTTTACGAAACCCTTCCTGTGGCCACCTTGCCCGACTGGAAGCGTGAAGCCGTTGCCGGTGCTGATGCCGTCGTATTCGCCAGCTCCAGTGCCGTGGAAAATTTCATGAACGCTTTGAAATTACCTCAAAGCACCGAAGGTGCGGCCTCAAACCTCAGCGCGCAGCGCCCTCATTTGGCCTTCTCCATTGGTCGCCTGACCTCTGCCACCGCCAAGAAGTACGACTTTGAAGTTGTGGAAAGCGAAGAGACTTCCATGGATTCCCTGGTCAAGAAAATCACGGAATACTACGCCGTATGA
- a CDS encoding NAD(P)-dependent oxidoreductase: MKVVLIIAHNCIRPGAYRGFETVLDRLRKDMPDARIASTSLVDLDNDLRAILREDVESVTLLPYLLLNGQHSKGDIPAIVAAAQKDFPQIPMTLLPPLGEWDGFADMVVNGVRRANRAEAQKENQAHSNSSLFAIEMNLEGKNVLVVGGGRIALRKVKTLLPTGARITVVAPMFDPEFKTLEVPQNSLTTVTLEERPYDVLDLRSVSMVFICTDQPAVNAQVSNDARARRILVNNACDYLDGDFIVPARMDFGKNITVTVSSQGRAPSLAKKLKQKIQADWKKDLEQIEKESCEL, encoded by the coding sequence ATGAAAGTCGTTCTGATTATCGCCCATAACTGCATCCGTCCGGGAGCTTACCGCGGTTTTGAAACTGTTCTTGACCGCCTTCGTAAGGATATGCCTGACGCTCGTATAGCAAGTACTAGCCTTGTGGATTTGGATAATGATTTGCGTGCTATCTTACGCGAGGATGTGGAATCCGTAACCTTGTTGCCTTACTTGCTTTTGAACGGTCAGCATTCCAAGGGTGATATTCCCGCCATTGTTGCCGCAGCCCAGAAGGACTTCCCACAGATTCCCATGACGCTTTTGCCACCCCTGGGAGAATGGGATGGCTTTGCGGATATGGTGGTCAATGGTGTTCGTCGTGCGAATCGCGCCGAAGCACAAAAGGAAAATCAAGCTCATTCCAATTCCAGCCTTTTCGCTATTGAAATGAATCTGGAAGGTAAAAATGTGCTGGTGGTGGGCGGTGGCCGCATAGCCCTTCGTAAGGTAAAGACCTTGCTTCCTACAGGAGCCCGCATCACCGTGGTGGCACCCATGTTTGATCCTGAGTTCAAGACTCTAGAAGTGCCGCAGAATTCTCTTACGACTGTAACTCTGGAAGAGCGTCCTTACGATGTTCTGGATCTTCGTTCCGTTTCTATGGTGTTCATCTGTACGGATCAGCCGGCAGTAAATGCACAAGTCAGTAACGATGCGCGAGCCCGCCGCATTCTGGTGAACAACGCTTGCGATTACCTGGACGGTGATTTCATTGTTCCCGCCCGAATGGACTTTGGTAAAAACATCACCGTAACCGTTTCCTCCCAGGGCCGCGCTCCCAGCCTGGCAAAAAAACTGAAACAGAAAATTCAGGCAGACTGGAAAAAAGACCTAGAACAAATTGAAAAAGAAAGCTGTGAGCTATGA
- the hemB gene encoding porphobilinogen synthase, with product MIIRPRRLRQNTTIRNMIAETSVSPDCLVYPMFVVEGEGVKEEIPSMPNQFRFSIDELLKEIETFGPLGLKSVLLFGIPDHKDEMGSQAYDDDGIVQRATRAIKARFPEIYVICDVCLCEYMSHGHCGIIKDCDVDNDPTLELLAKTAVSQIAAGADMVAPSDMMDGHITAIREALDEAGFTNAPIMGYSAKFASAYYGPFRDAADSAPHFGNRKTYQMDVRNIREAMHEVELDLEEGADIVMVKPGLAFLDVLRGAAEISNVPVAVYNVSGEYSMVKAAAKMGWIDEDSIIRENMIAFKRAGADIIITYHAKEILEKGLLG from the coding sequence ATGATTATCCGTCCTCGTCGTCTTCGTCAGAATACTACCATCCGCAACATGATTGCGGAAACTTCCGTTAGCCCCGATTGCCTCGTTTACCCCATGTTCGTGGTAGAAGGGGAGGGCGTCAAAGAAGAAATTCCCAGCATGCCCAACCAGTTCCGCTTCAGCATCGATGAACTGCTGAAGGAAATTGAAACCTTTGGACCTTTGGGCTTGAAGTCCGTGTTGCTGTTTGGTATTCCCGACCATAAGGACGAAATGGGCTCACAGGCTTATGATGATGATGGTATCGTTCAGCGCGCCACCCGTGCAATCAAGGCCAGATTCCCGGAAATCTACGTGATTTGCGACGTCTGCCTTTGCGAATACATGAGCCACGGCCACTGCGGAATCATCAAGGATTGCGATGTGGATAACGATCCCACCTTGGAACTTCTGGCAAAGACAGCTGTTTCTCAGATTGCTGCCGGCGCAGATATGGTGGCCCCCAGTGATATGATGGACGGTCACATTACCGCCATCCGTGAAGCTTTGGACGAAGCTGGTTTTACCAACGCTCCCATTATGGGTTACAGCGCTAAGTTCGCCAGCGCCTATTACGGCCCCTTCCGCGATGCCGCCGATTCCGCACCCCATTTCGGCAACCGCAAAACTTACCAGATGGATGTCCGCAACATCCGTGAAGCTATGCACGAAGTGGAACTGGATTTGGAAGAAGGTGCCGATATCGTTATGGTAAAGCCGGGTCTTGCTTTTTTGGATGTGCTTCGCGGTGCTGCCGAAATCAGCAACGTCCCCGTAGCCGTCTACAACGTCAGTGGAGAATACTCCATGGTGAAGGCCGCTGCAAAGATGGGCTGGATCGACGAAGATTCCATCATCCGCGAAAATATGATTGCATTCAAGCGTGCCGGCGCCGACATCATCATTACCTACCACGCCAAGGAAATCCTGGAAAAGGGACTGCTAGGGTAG
- a CDS encoding FISUMP domain-containing protein — protein sequence MSAQFGKYAVVASAVILGLSACGDESTVSDGGSNVSILDEKLGECSESNQGAMAYVTDSAALYFCADGEWVPLKGQDGEDGKDGKDGKDGKNGASCTAKVVDDGVEVSCDGKVVGTIKNGEDGENGKNGENGKNGEDGKNGDKGDKGDKGDKGDNGDNGTSCTAEIINEGIEVSCDGEVLDTLRNGKSAFELAESELSLEDWLASLKGDKGDKGDKGDKGDKGDKGEDGLSCSASQIENNDGTKTTTITCETAEGESAEYVVNDGKDGASCSISDKGNGVVKLICGDNSVNLKEPLCGSTPYDPEEWICLDDDELLQNTASSTATSSAAPAYSSAAAPIISSASYSSEAAPSSSASVPSSSAAPAYSSAVAPIISSASYSSEAAPSSSASVPSSSAVPEVFEYSSSAAAPIISSGAAPSCEETVKGTYIDTRDKHEYKTVTIGDRTWFAENIQYPASSVTTKVHTDGVQLLYYGANGVCPEDWRLPSRADFEDLIARATCGGTGDPSKVLRSTTWDGTDELGFSVVPTGNCGSSDCWNPDKYTAFWTTDANPVATSTYSTLAFDYADDDPNKGKMSFTETKTAYAISIRCVKDKE from the coding sequence ATGAGTGCTCAGTTTGGTAAATATGCAGTAGTTGCATCTGCTGTTATTTTGGGATTGTCTGCTTGCGGTGATGAATCTACCGTATCTGACGGAGGATCTAACGTCTCGATTCTTGACGAGAAGCTTGGTGAATGCAGCGAAAGCAACCAGGGCGCAATGGCCTATGTGACTGATTCCGCTGCCCTGTATTTCTGTGCTGATGGGGAATGGGTTCCCCTGAAGGGCCAGGATGGCGAAGACGGCAAGGATGGTAAGGACGGCAAGGATGGCAAGAATGGCGCAAGCTGTACTGCCAAGGTCGTTGATGACGGCGTCGAAGTTAGCTGCGATGGCAAAGTCGTAGGCACCATCAAGAATGGTGAAGACGGCGAAAACGGCAAGAACGGCGAAAACGGCAAGAACGGCGAAGACGGCAAGAACGGTGACAAGGGTGACAAGGGTGATAAGGGCGACAAGGGTGACAATGGCGACAACGGCACCAGCTGTACAGCCGAAATCATTAATGAAGGCATCGAAGTTAGCTGCGATGGCGAAGTCCTAGACACCCTCAGGAATGGCAAGAGCGCCTTCGAACTGGCTGAATCCGAATTGTCCTTGGAAGACTGGCTTGCCAGCCTGAAGGGTGATAAGGGTGACAAGGGCGATAAGGGTGACAAGGGCGACAAGGGCGATAAGGGCGAAGATGGCCTTTCCTGCTCTGCATCGCAGATCGAAAATAATGATGGCACGAAGACGACGACCATCACTTGCGAAACCGCCGAAGGCGAATCTGCCGAATATGTGGTGAATGACGGTAAGGATGGTGCCAGCTGCAGCATCAGTGACAAAGGCAATGGTGTCGTGAAACTTATCTGCGGTGACAATTCCGTCAATCTCAAAGAGCCCTTGTGCGGAAGCACTCCCTATGATCCGGAAGAATGGATTTGCCTTGACGACGATGAACTTCTTCAAAATACTGCCTCCAGCACAGCAACCTCCAGCGCTGCACCAGCCTACTCCAGCGCGGCCGCTCCGATAATCTCCAGCGCATCCTATTCTAGCGAAGCTGCTCCTAGCTCTAGCGCATCTGTTCCGAGCTCCAGCGCTGCACCTGCCTACTCCAGCGCGGTCGCTCCGATAATCTCCAGCGCATCCTATTCTAGCGAAGCTGCTCCTAGCTCTAGCGCATCTGTTCCGAGCTCCAGCGCTGTACCGGAAGTATTTGAATACAGCTCCAGCGCGGCCGCTCCGATAATCTCCAGCGGTGCAGCCCCCTCTTGTGAAGAGACTGTTAAGGGTACCTATATCGATACTCGCGATAAGCATGAGTACAAGACAGTGACCATCGGTGATCGGACATGGTTTGCTGAAAACATTCAATATCCTGCTTCTTCCGTCACGACAAAAGTACATACTGACGGTGTACAACTGCTTTATTACGGTGCAAATGGTGTTTGCCCTGAGGATTGGCGTTTGCCGTCGAGGGCTGATTTTGAGGATCTAATCGCTCGTGCCACATGTGGGGGAACCGGCGATCCGTCCAAAGTTTTGAGATCCACGACATGGGACGGAACTGATGAACTGGGATTCAGTGTCGTTCCCACAGGTAATTGTGGATCGAGCGATTGTTGGAATCCTGACAAGTATACGGCATTCTGGACGACTGATGCTAATCCGGTGGCAACAAGTACGTATTCCACCTTGGCTTTTGACTATGCTGATGATGACCCTAATAAAGGAAAAATGTCTTTTACTGAAACTAAGACAGCTTATGCAATATCCATCCGTTGCGTAAAGGATAAAGAATAA
- a CDS encoding Rpn family recombination-promoting nuclease/putative transposase, whose product MAIILYNGKDNWDPLKKLQAYPKELQRYLLPFKCILLNVKEVSDESLNGFGARLAAFICAMKYIWNPDNSRETFSKVLDRIHRELPKSEALDLLYQMDVYLKGWLRANFMEAFKMDFVRPNYKTVGDVLREEEEIRKLAIPKP is encoded by the coding sequence GTGGCAATCATCCTCTACAATGGCAAGGACAACTGGGACCCGCTTAAAAAGCTGCAGGCGTACCCCAAGGAACTCCAGAGGTACCTGCTCCCCTTCAAGTGCATCCTGCTGAACGTGAAGGAGGTTTCTGACGAATCTCTGAACGGATTCGGGGCGCGCCTTGCAGCCTTCATCTGCGCCATGAAGTACATCTGGAATCCAGACAATTCTCGGGAGACATTCTCTAAAGTACTGGACCGAATCCACAGGGAACTGCCCAAATCGGAAGCCCTTGACTTACTGTACCAGATGGATGTATATTTGAAAGGATGGTTAAGAGCCAACTTTATGGAGGCATTCAAGATGGATTTCGTTCGTCCCAATTACAAGACTGTCGGCGACGTTCTCAGGGAAGAAGAAGAGATCAGGAAGCTTGCAATCCCAAAGCCCTAA
- the hemL gene encoding glutamate-1-semialdehyde 2,1-aminomutase produces MNHSVSEKLFAEAKSLMPGGVNSPVRAFGNVGATPPFIARAKGSHIYDVDGNDYVDYVGSWGPMMLGHAHDAVIKAVAETAQNGLSFGAPCGLESELAKLVMQLVPSIEMIRMVNSGTEATMSAIRAARGFTGRDKIIKFEGCYHGHSDSLLIKAGSGMLTTGKPSSKGVPADLAKYTLTLQYNDVAQVRETFNAIGDEIAGVIVEPVAGNMGVVPATQEFLQALSEETKKHGSILIFDEVMTGFRVGVHCAQGLYGIKPDLTTFGKIIGGGMPVGAYGGRLDVMQQIAPLGGIYQAGTLSGNPVAMAAGLATMGELSRNPEHYTRAERSTTNLLKGLKAAAQEAGLPMTTNQVGSMGCVFFTDGPVNCFADVQKSDLELFRKYFLGMLDEGIYLAPSQFEAIFVSSAHTDADIEKTIEAARKVLKAL; encoded by the coding sequence ATGAATCATTCTGTTAGTGAAAAACTGTTTGCTGAAGCAAAGTCCCTGATGCCGGGTGGTGTCAATAGTCCTGTTCGAGCCTTTGGAAACGTGGGGGCAACTCCTCCCTTTATCGCTCGTGCCAAGGGTAGCCATATCTATGACGTCGATGGAAACGACTATGTGGACTATGTGGGTTCCTGGGGCCCCATGATGTTGGGCCACGCTCACGATGCCGTTATCAAGGCTGTTGCCGAAACGGCTCAGAATGGCCTTAGTTTTGGCGCACCCTGCGGTCTGGAATCTGAACTTGCGAAATTGGTGATGCAGTTGGTTCCCAGCATCGAGATGATTCGTATGGTGAACTCCGGTACCGAAGCTACCATGAGTGCCATCCGTGCTGCCCGTGGCTTTACCGGGCGCGATAAGATTATCAAGTTTGAAGGTTGCTATCATGGTCACAGCGATAGCCTGCTGATCAAGGCCGGCTCCGGCATGCTGACTACGGGCAAGCCCAGCAGTAAGGGTGTTCCCGCAGACCTTGCCAAGTATACTTTGACGCTCCAGTACAATGATGTGGCTCAGGTTCGCGAAACTTTCAACGCCATCGGTGATGAAATCGCAGGCGTTATCGTGGAACCGGTGGCTGGCAACATGGGCGTTGTTCCTGCGACTCAGGAATTCCTCCAGGCTCTTTCCGAAGAAACCAAGAAGCATGGCTCCATCCTGATTTTCGATGAAGTGATGACCGGCTTCCGTGTGGGTGTTCATTGCGCCCAGGGCCTTTACGGCATTAAGCCGGATCTGACCACCTTCGGTAAGATCATTGGCGGTGGCATGCCGGTGGGTGCTTATGGCGGCCGCCTGGATGTGATGCAGCAGATTGCTCCCTTGGGCGGAATCTATCAGGCTGGTACTTTGTCAGGTAACCCGGTGGCCATGGCTGCTGGTCTTGCTACCATGGGCGAACTGAGCCGCAATCCGGAACATTACACTCGTGCGGAACGATCCACGACGAACTTGTTAAAAGGCCTCAAGGCTGCTGCCCAGGAAGCGGGTCTCCCTATGACTACCAACCAGGTGGGTTCCATGGGTTGCGTCTTCTTCACTGATGGTCCTGTAAATTGCTTCGCAGATGTTCAGAAGTCTGACTTGGAACTTTTCCGCAAGTATTTCCTGGGAATGTTGGATGAAGGCATTTACTTGGCCCCCAGCCAGTTCGAAGCCATTTTCGTCAGCTCTGCCCACACTGATGCCGACATCGAAAAGACTATCGAAGCTGCCCGCAAGGTCCTAAAAGCACTTTAG
- a CDS encoding cytosine permease codes for MEKKTSVFTNGIIWFGVAISVSEIECGIEIGASNTPDGLWLPLILGHVLGGIMLYFVGLIGARVRLNAMETTASTFGKYGSKFFASLNLLQLIGWIAVLNAQGAMALAGLNLPVSFPLTCIILAVLIAAWVFVGLRRTQKITTVVMGLLAVLLVVLTAKFFGLGGAAATVASSGAASSLPTFNFWTVFEISIAMPLSWLPVISDYTKDVARPRAATAVSAIAYSAASFWMYFIGLQIAGLGVGTNIAQAILLAGIGIPGILIVALSTVTTNFLAANSAGESAKAIVGRLNPKVTGVVVCALSTVLAIWGIVDHYIHFLYLIASVFAPMAAVLLVSFFFVKEHLERKGFWIWNLFAWLVGFASYQVAVNTGFDAVGPTLLAVAISAALTFAAKIKK; via the coding sequence ATGGAAAAGAAGACGAGCGTTTTTACTAACGGAATCATTTGGTTTGGTGTAGCCATCTCCGTTTCTGAAATTGAATGTGGTATCGAGATTGGGGCTTCCAATACCCCCGATGGTTTGTGGCTCCCGCTGATTCTTGGTCATGTCTTGGGCGGTATCATGCTGTACTTTGTGGGACTTATCGGTGCCAGGGTCCGCTTGAACGCCATGGAGACTACGGCTTCCACTTTTGGTAAGTACGGTTCCAAGTTTTTTGCCTCGTTGAACTTGCTGCAGCTTATTGGCTGGATTGCAGTTCTGAATGCCCAGGGTGCCATGGCTTTGGCGGGTTTGAACTTGCCGGTTTCATTCCCGTTGACTTGCATTATCTTGGCTGTGCTTATTGCGGCCTGGGTTTTTGTGGGGCTTCGCCGTACCCAGAAGATCACCACGGTGGTCATGGGCTTGCTGGCCGTTCTTTTGGTGGTGCTTACCGCGAAGTTCTTTGGCCTGGGTGGTGCCGCGGCTACGGTAGCTTCCAGTGGAGCAGCCTCTAGTCTTCCTACCTTCAATTTCTGGACGGTCTTTGAGATCTCCATTGCCATGCCCCTTTCCTGGCTGCCGGTAATTTCTGACTATACCAAGGACGTGGCTCGCCCCAGGGCGGCAACTGCGGTTTCTGCCATTGCCTATTCTGCCGCCAGCTTCTGGATGTACTTTATTGGCCTGCAGATTGCTGGTCTTGGTGTAGGGACCAACATCGCCCAGGCAATTCTTTTGGCTGGCATCGGTATCCCAGGCATTCTGATTGTCGCCCTTTCTACGGTGACGACCAACTTTTTGGCCGCCAACTCTGCAGGTGAATCGGCCAAGGCCATTGTGGGTAGGCTGAATCCCAAGGTTACGGGAGTCGTGGTTTGCGCCCTCAGTACGGTTCTTGCTATTTGGGGAATCGTGGACCACTACATTCATTTCTTGTACCTGATCGCTTCTGTATTTGCGCCCATGGCGGCTGTTCTTCTGGTTTCGTTCTTCTTTGTGAAGGAACATCTCGAAAGAAAGGGTTTTTGGATCTGGAATTTATTTGCCTGGCTGGTGGGTTTTGCATCTTACCAGGTGGCTGTAAATACTGGCTTTGATGCTGTTGGCCCCACTTTGCTTGCGGTTGCAATTTCTGCAGCACTGACATTTGCTGCAAAAATCAAGAAGTAG
- the nirJ2 gene encoding putative heme d1 biosynthesis radical SAM protein NirJ2 codes for MIVSWMTTNKCNLTCKHCYQNAGGTRDRELTTAEGHKLIDEITKAGFKIMIFSGGEPMTRPDILELVEHASRNGLRPVFGTNGTMITAELAQGLKKAGAMAMGISIDSIDPKRHNDFRGLDNAFELTMAGIENCKAAGLPFQIHTTIMDWNQGEILEIMDWVKSIGAVNHQIFFLVPVGRGKEIADHALHVAEYEKLLRSIMEKSRTLGIPVKPTCAPQFLRIADQLGIKTRYTRGCLAGLDYCIVNPVGLVRPCAYMLEDAGDVHDTPFDEIWANAEVFKKLRTKAYEGACGKCKFNDRCGGCRARAAYYHDGDYMQEDNNCAYGRGLK; via the coding sequence ATGATCGTTTCTTGGATGACCACCAATAAGTGTAACTTGACCTGTAAGCATTGCTACCAGAACGCTGGTGGTACCAGGGATCGAGAACTGACAACTGCCGAAGGCCACAAGCTCATTGATGAAATCACCAAGGCCGGTTTCAAGATCATGATTTTCAGCGGTGGCGAACCCATGACCCGCCCGGACATTTTGGAATTGGTGGAACATGCTTCCAGGAATGGTCTCCGTCCGGTGTTCGGTACTAACGGTACCATGATTACCGCTGAATTGGCCCAGGGACTTAAGAAGGCCGGAGCCATGGCCATGGGCATTAGCATTGACAGTATCGATCCCAAGCGTCATAATGATTTCCGTGGCTTGGACAACGCTTTTGAACTGACCATGGCTGGTATCGAAAACTGCAAGGCCGCAGGTCTCCCGTTCCAGATTCATACCACCATTATGGATTGGAACCAGGGCGAAATCCTGGAAATTATGGATTGGGTCAAGAGCATCGGTGCTGTAAACCATCAGATTTTCTTTTTAGTGCCGGTGGGACGTGGCAAGGAAATTGCGGATCATGCACTTCATGTAGCGGAGTATGAAAAGTTGCTCCGCAGCATTATGGAAAAGAGCCGCACTCTGGGTATTCCTGTAAAGCCTACTTGCGCTCCGCAGTTCCTGCGTATTGCTGACCAGTTGGGCATCAAGACTCGCTACACCCGCGGTTGCCTTGCCGGGCTGGATTATTGCATTGTAAATCCGGTGGGCCTCGTTCGCCCTTGTGCTTACATGCTTGAAGACGCAGGCGATGTTCACGATACGCCCTTTGACGAAATCTGGGCCAATGCGGAAGTTTTCAAGAAACTGCGTACCAAGGCTTACGAAGGGGCTTGCGGCAAGTGCAAGTTCAATGACCGTTGCGGAGGCTGTCGCGCCCGTGCCGCCTACTATCACGATGGCGACTATATGCAGGAAGATAACAACTGCGCCTATGGAAGAGGCTTGAAGTAG
- the tadA gene encoding tRNA adenosine(34) deaminase TadA produces MADSLENQNAEDERFMRMALREAEKAFDEREIPIGCVIVKDGVVIGKGHNQIEMLKDATAHAEILTIGTAANALDNWRLDGCTLYVTLEPCPMCAGAILNSRVGRVVYGSPDTRFGGCGTTIDVIANNALKRVVPVTGGVLAGECLGLLKLFFQRMRLEKGDSGAKPPVS; encoded by the coding sequence ATGGCCGATTCCCTAGAAAACCAGAATGCTGAAGACGAACGCTTTATGCGTATGGCCTTGCGTGAGGCCGAAAAGGCTTTTGATGAACGTGAAATTCCCATTGGCTGCGTTATCGTAAAGGACGGTGTGGTCATAGGGAAGGGGCATAATCAGATCGAGATGCTGAAGGATGCCACGGCCCATGCCGAAATTCTGACTATCGGTACGGCGGCCAATGCGCTGGATAACTGGCGTTTGGATGGTTGCACTCTCTATGTGACTTTGGAACCGTGTCCCATGTGTGCCGGTGCCATTTTGAACAGCCGTGTCGGTCGCGTTGTGTATGGTTCCCCGGATACCCGTTTCGGTGGCTGCGGCACGACCATTGACGTGATTGCCAATAATGCCCTGAAAAGGGTGGTTCCCGTGACAGGCGGGGTTCTGGCAGGGGAATGTTTGGGGCTGTTAAAGCTGTTCTTTCAGCGGATGCGCCTTGAAAAGGGTGACTCTGGCGCCAAACCGCCTGTGTCGTAA